The following proteins are encoded in a genomic region of Burkholderia pyrrocinia:
- a CDS encoding SCO family protein has product MSSARPAPHRRFSRFIRTAAALATAVALAACTHDEPRWNLTNVTGHLPDLSFTLTGGDGHPVDADAFHGQVALVYFGYTHCPDVCPETLARLMEVLAKLGPRANDVRILFVSVDPARDTPQAMQSYVAAFDAAHARGLTGTDRQIESLAKRYRVAYQMEKRDPSGGYEVTHSSAVYIFDATGRARLLATDRDSPDAIAADVRRIIDTASPT; this is encoded by the coding sequence ATGTCGTCTGCCCGCCCCGCGCCGCACCGGCGCTTCTCCCGCTTCATCCGCACGGCCGCGGCCCTCGCCACCGCCGTGGCGCTCGCCGCGTGCACGCACGACGAGCCGCGCTGGAACCTGACCAATGTCACCGGCCACCTGCCCGACCTGTCGTTCACGCTGACGGGCGGCGACGGCCATCCCGTCGACGCCGATGCGTTCCACGGCCAGGTCGCGCTCGTCTACTTCGGCTATACGCACTGCCCCGATGTCTGCCCCGAAACGCTGGCGCGGCTGATGGAAGTGCTCGCGAAGCTCGGCCCGCGGGCGAACGACGTGCGCATCCTGTTCGTTTCGGTCGATCCCGCGCGCGACACGCCGCAGGCGATGCAGTCGTATGTCGCCGCGTTCGACGCCGCGCATGCGCGCGGCCTGACCGGCACCGACCGCCAGATCGAATCGCTCGCGAAGCGCTATCGCGTCGCGTACCAGATGGAAAAACGCGATCCGTCCGGCGGCTACGAAGTCACGCACAGCTCGGCCGTCTACATCTTCGACGCGACCGGCCGCGCGCGCCTGCTCGCGACCGACCGCGACTCGCCCGACGCCATCGCCGCCGATGTGCGCCGGATCATCGACACTGCCTCCCCTACCTGA
- the otsB gene encoding trehalose-phosphatase, translating to MQSVPASLSLTDTAFFFDFDGTLVELAPTPDSIHVPPSLLTLLDALRRRSHGAVAIVSGRGIDNIDTFLKMPGLPIAGLHGAERRDANGDTQRIGFNDERLLRIERELAAVVDRHSGMLLEIKGAAVALHYRNAPEREAVAREAAERLVAEYADAYVLQPGKMVFEIKPKGVDKGRALAAFLNEPPFAGRVPLFAGDDLTDEKGFAVVNARGGLSIKVGAGETSARMRLDSVDALHEQIASWLGAGQPDA from the coding sequence ATGCAATCCGTTCCGGCTTCCCTGTCCCTGACCGATACCGCGTTCTTCTTCGACTTCGACGGCACGCTCGTCGAACTGGCGCCGACTCCCGACAGCATTCACGTTCCGCCGTCGCTGCTGACGCTGCTCGACGCGCTGCGGCGCCGCTCGCACGGCGCAGTCGCGATCGTGTCCGGGCGCGGCATCGACAATATCGACACGTTCCTGAAAATGCCCGGCCTGCCGATCGCCGGCCTGCATGGCGCGGAGCGCCGCGATGCGAACGGCGACACGCAGCGCATCGGCTTCAACGACGAACGTCTGCTGCGCATCGAGCGCGAGCTGGCGGCCGTCGTCGACCGTCATTCGGGCATGCTGCTCGAAATCAAGGGCGCGGCCGTCGCGCTGCACTACCGCAACGCGCCCGAGCGCGAGGCGGTCGCACGCGAAGCGGCCGAGCGTCTCGTCGCCGAATATGCGGATGCGTATGTGCTGCAGCCCGGCAAGATGGTGTTCGAGATCAAGCCGAAGGGCGTCGACAAGGGGCGCGCGCTGGCCGCGTTCCTCAACGAGCCGCCGTTCGCGGGCCGCGTGCCGCTGTTCGCGGGCGACGACCTGACCGACGAGAAGGGCTTCGCGGTGGTCAACGCGCGCGGCGGCCTGTCGATCAAGGTCGGTGCGGGCGAGACGTCCGCCCGCATGCGGCTGGATTCGGTCGACGCGCTGCATGAGCAGATCGCGAGCTGGCTCGGCGCGGGGCAGCCGGACGCATGA
- the otsA gene encoding alpha,alpha-trehalose-phosphate synthase (UDP-forming), with product MSRLIIVSNRVAPISEGEPAAGGLAIGVYDALKETGGMWFGWSGEVVASGAPQIRIEEHGPVTFATVGLSRRDYDQYYRGFSNATLWPAFHYRADLIQYDRHEFDGYSRVNVWLAQQLVPLLQDDDVIWVHDYHLIPFARALRASGVKNRIGFFLHIPFPAAQVLVNVPPHRELVESLCAFDLLGFQTEPDLRAFCDYVEFEAGGEVERDGQTVRVRAFGQTLRAAAYPIGVYPDEIASLAQAGEHGKAVRTLATSLRGRQLIMSVDRLDYSKGLVERFRAFEKLLEHQASIRNRVSFLQIAPSTRADLRAYQDIRLQLEAESGRINGRYAELDWAPILYIHRQYDRQVLAALYRLARVGFVTPLRDGMNLVAKEYVSAQNPDDPGVLVLSRFAGAARELTGALIVNPIDIDGMADALSQALTMPLAERRARYADMIAQLRENNVSVWRDNFLRDLQQV from the coding sequence ATGAGCCGGCTCATCATCGTTTCAAACCGCGTCGCACCGATTTCGGAAGGCGAACCGGCGGCGGGCGGCCTCGCGATCGGCGTCTACGACGCGCTGAAGGAGACGGGCGGCATGTGGTTCGGCTGGAGCGGCGAGGTCGTCGCATCCGGCGCGCCGCAGATCCGCATCGAGGAACACGGGCCCGTGACGTTCGCGACCGTCGGGCTGTCGCGCCGCGACTACGACCAGTACTACCGCGGTTTCTCGAACGCGACGCTGTGGCCCGCGTTCCATTACCGCGCGGACCTGATCCAGTACGACCGCCACGAATTCGACGGCTACAGCCGCGTCAACGTCTGGCTTGCGCAGCAGCTCGTGCCGCTGCTGCAGGACGACGACGTGATCTGGGTGCACGACTATCACCTGATTCCGTTCGCGCGCGCGCTGCGCGCGTCCGGCGTGAAGAACCGCATCGGCTTCTTCCTGCATATCCCGTTTCCGGCCGCGCAGGTGCTCGTCAACGTGCCGCCGCACCGCGAGCTGGTCGAGTCGCTGTGCGCGTTCGACCTGCTCGGCTTCCAGACCGAGCCCGACCTGCGCGCGTTCTGCGATTACGTCGAGTTCGAGGCGGGCGGCGAGGTCGAGCGCGACGGGCAAACGGTGCGCGTGCGCGCGTTCGGCCAGACGCTGCGCGCGGCCGCTTATCCGATCGGCGTGTATCCGGACGAGATCGCGTCGCTCGCGCAGGCGGGCGAGCATGGCAAAGCCGTACGCACGCTCGCGACGTCGCTGCGCGGGCGGCAACTGATCATGAGCGTCGACCGGCTCGATTATTCGAAGGGGCTCGTCGAGCGCTTCCGCGCGTTCGAGAAACTGCTCGAGCACCAGGCGTCGATCCGCAATCGCGTGTCGTTCCTGCAGATCGCGCCGTCGACGCGCGCGGACCTGCGCGCGTACCAGGACATCCGCCTGCAGCTCGAAGCGGAGTCGGGGCGCATCAACGGACGTTACGCCGAACTCGACTGGGCGCCGATCCTCTACATTCACCGCCAGTACGACCGCCAGGTGCTGGCCGCGCTGTACCGGCTCGCCCGCGTGGGCTTCGTGACGCCGCTGCGCGACGGGATGAACCTTGTCGCGAAGGAGTACGTGTCCGCGCAGAATCCGGACGATCCGGGCGTACTCGTGCTGTCGCGTTTCGCGGGCGCCGCGCGCGAGCTGACGGGCGCGCTGATCGTCAATCCGATCGATATCGACGGGATGGCCGATGCGCTGTCGCAGGCGCTGACGATGCCGCTCGCCGAGCGGCGCGCGCGTTACGCGGACATGATCGCGCAGCTTCGCGAGAACAACGTGTCGGTGTGGCGCGACAACTTCCTGCGCGATCTGCAGCAGGTCTAG
- a CDS encoding ABC transporter ATP-binding protein, which yields MESLTPAQRNAHNAKLSSYAHRPIAFLYRYIRLHPVAHLIVLCSVLAAVGCALGSQYAIKHLIDVLATGRHHPGPLWSAFALLVGLIAADNMLWRVGGWVAAHTFVAVTGDLRRDLFQYLIGHSPTYYSEKQPGTLASRITATSNAVYTSENTMAWNVLPPCIAVMGAILMIIVVNPMMAAGLLGCSAVLSIILFKLAGRGSARHHAFAARAAAVDGELVDVIGNMGLVRAFGMTLREQKRFGATVKAEMDARQQSLLYLEKLRLLHAAITAMLSAGLLGWALWLWDQGRATSGDIVLVSSLGFTILHGTRDLAVALVDVTQHIARLSEAVKTLLEPHGMPDRSDAQPLSAKGGRVDFERVTFAYPHRRAILDHFDLHIEPGQRVGLIGKSGAGKSTVLALLQRFYDTQDGVVKVDGQDVKTITQDSLRQAIALVPQDISLLHRTIYDNIAYGRPEATRDDVLAAARDARCAEFIEAMPEGYDTIVGDRGVKLSGGQRQRIAIARAILKNAPILLLDEATSALDSASEEAIQSALDRLMVGRTVIAIAHRLSTLRNFDRIIVMNNGKVIDDGSPDVLRSRPGLYRELLAKQHGRHHAAPDGNTPTGERVA from the coding sequence TTGGAATCTCTCACCCCTGCCCAGCGCAACGCCCACAACGCGAAGCTGTCGAGCTACGCGCACCGGCCGATCGCGTTCCTGTACCGCTACATTCGCCTTCATCCCGTCGCACACCTCATTGTGCTCTGCAGCGTGCTGGCCGCCGTCGGCTGCGCGCTCGGCTCGCAATACGCGATCAAGCACCTGATCGACGTGCTGGCAACCGGGCGCCATCATCCGGGCCCGCTGTGGAGTGCATTCGCGCTGCTCGTCGGGCTGATCGCGGCCGACAACATGCTGTGGCGCGTCGGCGGCTGGGTCGCCGCGCACACGTTCGTCGCGGTCACCGGCGACCTGCGGCGCGACCTGTTCCAGTACCTGATCGGCCATTCGCCGACGTATTACTCGGAAAAGCAGCCCGGCACGCTCGCGAGCCGCATCACGGCCACGTCGAACGCGGTCTACACGTCGGAGAACACGATGGCGTGGAACGTGCTGCCGCCGTGCATCGCGGTGATGGGCGCGATCCTGATGATCATCGTCGTGAACCCGATGATGGCCGCCGGCCTGCTCGGCTGCTCGGCCGTGCTCTCGATCATCCTGTTCAAGCTCGCCGGGCGCGGCTCGGCCCGCCACCATGCGTTCGCGGCGAGGGCAGCCGCAGTCGACGGCGAGCTCGTCGACGTGATCGGCAACATGGGCCTCGTGCGTGCGTTCGGGATGACGCTGCGCGAACAGAAGCGCTTCGGCGCGACGGTCAAGGCCGAGATGGATGCGCGCCAGCAGAGCCTGCTCTATCTCGAGAAGCTGCGCCTGCTGCACGCGGCGATCACCGCGATGCTGTCCGCCGGCCTGCTCGGCTGGGCGCTGTGGCTGTGGGACCAGGGTCGCGCGACATCGGGCGACATCGTGCTCGTCAGCTCGCTCGGCTTCACGATCCTGCACGGCACGCGCGACCTCGCGGTCGCGCTCGTCGACGTCACGCAGCACATCGCGCGCCTGTCCGAAGCCGTGAAAACGCTGCTCGAGCCGCACGGGATGCCGGACCGCTCCGACGCGCAGCCGCTGTCGGCCAAGGGCGGCCGCGTCGACTTCGAGCGCGTGACGTTCGCGTATCCGCACCGCCGCGCGATCCTCGACCACTTCGACCTCCATATCGAACCGGGCCAGCGCGTCGGCCTGATCGGCAAGTCGGGCGCCGGCAAGTCGACCGTGCTCGCGCTGCTGCAGCGCTTCTACGACACGCAGGACGGCGTCGTGAAGGTCGATGGCCAGGACGTGAAGACGATCACGCAGGACAGCCTGCGCCAGGCTATCGCGCTCGTGCCGCAGGACATCTCGCTGCTGCACCGGACGATCTACGACAACATCGCGTACGGCCGCCCCGAAGCGACCCGCGACGACGTGCTCGCCGCCGCGCGCGACGCACGCTGCGCGGAATTCATCGAAGCGATGCCGGAAGGCTATGACACGATCGTCGGCGACCGCGGCGTCAAGCTGTCGGGCGGCCAGCGCCAGCGCATCGCGATCGCGCGCGCGATCCTGAAGAATGCGCCGATCCTGCTGCTCGACGAAGCGACGTCGGCGCTCGACAGTGCATCCGAGGAAGCGATCCAGAGCGCGCTCGACCGCCTGATGGTCGGCCGCACGGTGATCGCGATCGCGCACCGCCTGTCGACGCTGCGCAACTTCGACCGGATCATCGTGATGAACAACGGCAAGGTGATCGACGACGGCAGCCCCGACGTGCTGCGCAGCCGCCCCGGCCTGTACCGCGAGCTGCTCGCGAAGCAGCACGGCCGCCATCATGCGGCACCCGACGGCAACACGCCGACCGGCGAACGCGTAGCCTGA
- a CDS encoding glycosyltransferase family 4 protein — protein MRIAQIAPLHEAVPPKLYGGTERVVSYLTEALVEMGHDVTLFASGDSQTSAKLEACWPQALRLDPTIRDVMAPHMLLLEQVRRRAEEFDVLHCHIDYYPFSLFSRQPVPHLTTMHGRLDLPELQPIFNAFSDVPVVSISDNQRIPLPQANWLSTVYHGLPENLLTPIPNVKPGYLAFLGRISPEKRVDTAIRIAEQAGLPIKIAAKLDKADRAYYEEKIKPLFALPHVEYIGEISESEKSEFLGNAHALLFPIDWPEPFGLVMIEAMACGTPVIAFKRGSVPEVIDNGVTGFVVEDELSAVAALKRLDTLPREKVRAAFEARFSSKVMAQNYVKGYEELLRQKRRTVLREVNAV, from the coding sequence ATGCGAATCGCCCAAATCGCTCCGTTGCACGAAGCGGTACCCCCGAAACTGTACGGTGGTACAGAGCGAGTGGTGTCCTATCTCACCGAAGCACTTGTCGAGATGGGGCATGACGTCACGCTCTTCGCGAGCGGCGATTCGCAAACCTCCGCGAAGCTCGAAGCCTGCTGGCCGCAGGCGCTGCGCCTCGACCCGACGATCCGCGACGTGATGGCACCGCACATGCTGCTCCTCGAGCAGGTGCGCCGCCGCGCGGAAGAGTTCGATGTCCTGCACTGCCACATCGACTACTACCCGTTCTCGCTGTTCTCGCGCCAGCCGGTCCCGCATCTGACGACGATGCACGGCCGTCTCGACCTGCCGGAACTGCAGCCGATCTTCAACGCGTTCAGCGACGTGCCGGTCGTGTCGATCTCCGACAACCAGCGCATCCCGCTGCCGCAGGCGAACTGGCTGTCGACCGTCTACCACGGCCTGCCGGAAAACCTGCTGACGCCGATCCCGAACGTGAAACCGGGCTATCTCGCGTTCCTCGGCCGCATCTCGCCGGAGAAGCGCGTCGACACGGCGATCCGCATCGCCGAGCAGGCCGGCCTGCCGATCAAGATCGCCGCGAAGCTCGACAAGGCTGACCGCGCGTACTACGAAGAGAAGATCAAGCCGCTGTTCGCGCTGCCGCACGTCGAGTACATCGGCGAAATCAGCGAGTCCGAAAAGTCCGAATTCCTCGGCAACGCGCACGCGCTGCTGTTCCCGATCGACTGGCCGGAGCCTTTCGGCCTGGTGATGATCGAGGCGATGGCATGCGGCACGCCGGTGATCGCGTTCAAGCGCGGCTCGGTGCCGGAAGTGATCGACAACGGCGTGACGGGCTTCGTCGTCGAAGACGAGCTGTCGGCCGTCGCGGCGCTCAAGCGCCTCGACACGCTGCCGCGCGAGAAGGTCCGCGCTGCGTTCGAAGCCCGTTTCTCGTCGAAGGTGATGGCGCAGAACTACGTGAAGGGCTACGAGGAACTGCTGCGCCAGAAGCGCCGCACGGTGCTCCGCGAAGTCAACGCAGTCTGA
- the gudD gene encoding glucarate dehydratase, whose protein sequence is MNAATASPSHDTPRIVDLQAIPVAGHDSMLLNLSGAHGPFFTRNLVILTDSAGRTGVGEVPGGESIRRTLDDARALVVGQPVGNYHAVLNDVRRTFADRDSSGRGLQTFDLRTTIHAVTALEAALLDLLGQHLGVPVAALLGEGQQRERVEMLGYLFYIGDRTKTALSYRDGSGATDDWTRVRDEPALTPEAVVRLAEAAHARYGFNDFKLKGGVFEGASEIEAVTALAERFPDARVTLDPNGAWSLDEAVRLCRDLHHVLAYAEDPCGAENGYSGREVMAEFRRATGLPTATNMIATDWRQMGHAVQLQAVDIPLADPHFWTMQGSVRVAQMCRDWGLTWGSHSNNHFDVSLAMFTHVAAAAPGQVTAIDTHWIWQDGERLTREPLKIENGLVEVPKRPGLGVDIDMDAVAVAHELYKQHGLGARDDAAAMQYLIPGWTFNNKRPCLVR, encoded by the coding sequence ATGAACGCCGCCACTGCCTCGCCTTCCCACGACACGCCGCGCATCGTCGACCTGCAAGCGATTCCGGTCGCCGGCCACGACAGCATGCTGCTCAACCTGAGCGGCGCGCACGGTCCGTTCTTCACCCGCAACCTCGTGATCCTGACGGACAGCGCCGGGCGGACCGGCGTCGGCGAGGTGCCGGGCGGCGAAAGCATCCGCCGCACGCTCGACGATGCGCGCGCGCTCGTCGTCGGCCAGCCGGTCGGCAATTACCACGCGGTGCTCAACGACGTGCGGCGCACCTTCGCCGACCGCGACTCGAGCGGCCGCGGGCTGCAGACCTTCGACCTGCGCACGACGATCCACGCGGTCACCGCGCTCGAAGCCGCGCTGCTCGACCTGCTCGGCCAGCATCTGGGCGTGCCGGTTGCCGCGCTGCTCGGCGAGGGCCAGCAGCGCGAGCGCGTCGAAATGCTCGGCTACCTGTTCTACATCGGCGACCGCACGAAGACCGCGCTGTCGTATCGCGACGGCAGCGGCGCGACCGACGACTGGACGCGCGTGCGCGACGAGCCCGCGCTGACGCCCGAGGCGGTCGTGCGGCTCGCCGAAGCCGCGCATGCGCGCTACGGCTTCAACGACTTCAAGCTGAAGGGCGGCGTGTTCGAAGGCGCAAGCGAGATCGAGGCCGTGACGGCGCTCGCCGAACGCTTCCCCGACGCGCGCGTGACGCTCGATCCGAACGGCGCGTGGTCGCTCGACGAGGCCGTGCGGCTGTGCCGCGACCTCCATCACGTGCTCGCCTATGCGGAAGATCCGTGCGGCGCGGAGAACGGTTACTCGGGCCGCGAGGTGATGGCCGAATTCCGCCGCGCGACGGGGCTGCCGACAGCGACCAACATGATTGCGACCGACTGGCGCCAAATGGGCCACGCGGTGCAGTTGCAGGCCGTCGACATCCCGCTCGCCGATCCGCACTTCTGGACGATGCAGGGTTCGGTGCGCGTCGCGCAGATGTGCCGTGACTGGGGTCTCACGTGGGGCTCGCATTCGAACAACCACTTCGACGTGTCGCTCGCGATGTTCACGCATGTCGCGGCCGCCGCGCCGGGTCAGGTCACCGCGATCGACACGCACTGGATCTGGCAGGACGGCGAACGGCTGACGCGCGAGCCGCTGAAGATCGAGAACGGGCTGGTGGAAGTGCCGAAGCGGCCGGGGCTCGGCGTCGACATCGACATGGATGCCGTCGCGGTCGCGCACGAGCTGTACAAGCAACACGGACTCGGGGCCCGCGACGACGCGGCGGCCATGCAGTATCTGATTCCGGGGTGGACGTTCAACAACAAGCGCCCCTGCCTCGTGCGCTGA
- a CDS encoding FadR/GntR family transcriptional regulator, which produces MSVPTLPAAPRRRARSLAQDVVDALTAQIENGTLRPGDKLPTETEVMAAQGVSRTVVREAISRMQASGLVETRHGIGSFVLEPSRRQTLGIDPATITTLRDVLAVLELRISLESECASLAAQRANDTDLAALRRALDAIATGAGGGRDTAQLDFQFHLQIAQSTGNRYFVDIMTQLGTSIIPRTRVNSARFAGDDLERYVGRLNHEHEDIYEAIARHDPEAARAAMRTHLTNSRERLRRAHEAAEAERDTQAS; this is translated from the coding sequence ATGTCCGTGCCCACGCTTCCCGCAGCGCCGCGCCGTCGCGCACGCAGCCTCGCACAAGATGTCGTCGACGCGCTGACCGCGCAGATCGAAAACGGCACGCTGCGTCCCGGCGACAAGCTGCCGACCGAAACCGAAGTCATGGCGGCGCAGGGCGTGAGCCGCACGGTCGTGCGCGAGGCGATCTCGCGGATGCAGGCGAGCGGCCTCGTCGAGACGCGCCACGGCATCGGCAGCTTCGTGCTGGAGCCGTCGCGCCGCCAGACGCTCGGCATCGATCCGGCGACGATCACGACGCTGCGCGACGTGCTCGCCGTGCTGGAACTGCGCATCAGCCTCGAGAGCGAATGCGCGAGCCTCGCCGCACAGCGCGCGAACGATACCGACCTCGCGGCGCTGCGGCGCGCGCTCGACGCGATCGCGACGGGCGCGGGCGGCGGTCGCGACACGGCGCAGCTCGACTTCCAGTTCCATCTTCAGATCGCGCAGTCCACCGGCAACCGCTATTTCGTCGACATCATGACGCAGCTCGGCACGTCGATCATCCCGCGCACGCGCGTGAACTCGGCGCGTTTTGCCGGCGACGACCTCGAGCGCTACGTCGGCCGGCTGAACCACGAGCACGAGGATATCTACGAGGCGATCGCGCGCCACGACCCGGAGGCCGCACGCGCCGCGATGCGCACGCACCTCACCAACAGCCGCGAGCGGCTGCGCCGCGCACACGAGGCGGCCGAGGCCGAGCGCGACACGCAGGCCAGCTGA
- a CDS encoding branched-chain amino acid ABC transporter substrate-binding protein, translated as MKFRHSLLSVSIASALALLSQQAAQAADATDVKVGFAAPLTGVNAGYGKDLQNGVQLALDDAAAQKVKIAGKPAHFNLVVQDDQADPRIGVQAAQALVDQNVSVVVGHFNSGTTIPASVVYDKAGIPVIDPAATNSTLTSRGLANMFMVIATDGQNAGNAGKYAVDVTKAKRIAIIDDRTAFGQGEADEFEKAVKAAGGTIIGREFTNNQAVDFRAQITSLKGKNPDLIFFGGLDALAANFVKQMHQLGLTAQFVGGGGVKDNEFIKIAGPAAEGAMAWEYGRPLDELPQGKDFEQRFKKRFGVDVLSYAQFGYDAAWAAIKAMQAAGSTDPKVYRPALKKIDFEGVTGRISFANDGSLKSGMSTLYQVKSGAWKTIVSKGG; from the coding sequence ATGAAATTCCGTCATTCCCTGCTGTCGGTGTCGATTGCATCCGCGCTTGCCCTCCTCTCGCAACAGGCCGCCCAGGCCGCCGACGCAACCGACGTGAAGGTCGGCTTCGCCGCGCCGCTCACGGGCGTGAACGCCGGCTACGGCAAGGACCTGCAGAACGGCGTGCAGCTCGCGCTCGACGACGCTGCCGCGCAGAAGGTGAAGATCGCCGGCAAGCCCGCGCATTTCAATCTCGTCGTGCAGGACGACCAGGCCGACCCGCGCATCGGCGTGCAGGCCGCGCAGGCGCTTGTCGACCAGAACGTGTCGGTCGTGGTCGGCCACTTCAACTCGGGGACCACGATCCCGGCGTCGGTCGTCTACGACAAGGCCGGCATCCCGGTGATCGATCCGGCCGCGACCAACTCGACGCTCACGTCGCGCGGGCTCGCGAACATGTTCATGGTGATCGCGACCGACGGCCAGAATGCCGGCAACGCGGGCAAGTACGCGGTCGACGTGACGAAGGCGAAGCGCATCGCGATCATCGACGACCGCACCGCGTTCGGCCAGGGCGAGGCCGACGAGTTCGAGAAGGCCGTGAAGGCCGCCGGCGGCACCATCATCGGCCGCGAGTTCACGAACAACCAGGCGGTCGACTTCCGCGCGCAGATCACGAGCCTGAAGGGCAAGAACCCCGACCTGATCTTCTTCGGCGGCCTCGATGCGCTCGCCGCGAACTTCGTCAAGCAGATGCACCAGCTCGGGCTGACCGCGCAATTCGTCGGCGGCGGCGGCGTGAAGGACAACGAGTTCATCAAGATCGCGGGCCCGGCCGCCGAAGGCGCGATGGCGTGGGAATACGGCCGGCCGCTCGACGAGCTGCCGCAAGGGAAGGACTTCGAGCAGCGCTTCAAGAAGCGCTTTGGCGTCGACGTGCTGTCGTACGCGCAGTTCGGCTACGACGCGGCCTGGGCGGCGATCAAGGCGATGCAGGCGGCCGGCTCGACCGACCCGAAGGTCTATCGCCCGGCGCTCAAGAAGATCGACTTCGAAGGGGTCACCGGCCGCATCTCGTTCGCGAACGACGGCTCGCTGAAGAGCGGGATGTCGACGCTGTACCAGGTGAAGAGCGGCGCGTGGAAGACGATCGTGTCGAAGGGAGGCTGA